From Pseudoalteromonas rubra, one genomic window encodes:
- the trmA gene encoding tRNA (uridine(54)-C5)-methyltransferase TrmA: MAVITIDTSTYEQQLKEKQQRISAQFARFDAPQLEVYYSPKSHYRQRCEFRVWHDGDDLFHIMFDQQTKEKIRVDQFDPGAPLVNEMMQVMMNKLRHNEILRRKLFQIDYLTTLSGEVLISLLYHKALDDAWQEAMQALRHELQQSYKVDFIGRARKQKVVFGDDFVTERLTVNDRQYTYQQVENSFTQPNAAVNEKMLAWAQDLCAPLQNDLLELYCGNGNFSIALAGQFNRVLATEISKSSVHSAQYNIAANKVDNLDIIRMSSEEFTAAMKGEKQFSRLKGIDLHSYNCQTILVDPPRAGMDELTCKLVSQYDNIIYISCNPDTLERDLELLCETHQVSRIAIFDQFPYTHHVESGVFLTRK; the protein is encoded by the coding sequence ATGGCGGTGATCACGATTGACACTTCGACCTACGAGCAACAGTTGAAAGAAAAACAACAGCGGATCAGTGCGCAATTTGCCCGCTTCGATGCGCCACAGCTGGAAGTGTACTACTCCCCCAAAAGCCACTATCGTCAGCGTTGTGAGTTCAGAGTCTGGCATGATGGTGACGATCTGTTCCACATCATGTTCGACCAACAAACCAAAGAGAAGATCCGAGTGGATCAGTTTGATCCAGGTGCGCCTCTGGTCAATGAAATGATGCAAGTGATGATGAATAAACTACGTCACAACGAGATCCTGCGCCGTAAGCTGTTTCAGATTGACTATCTCACCACACTCAGTGGAGAAGTACTGATCAGCCTGCTTTATCACAAAGCACTGGACGATGCCTGGCAAGAAGCTATGCAAGCGCTGCGTCACGAGCTACAGCAGAGCTATAAAGTCGACTTTATCGGCCGAGCCAGAAAACAAAAAGTGGTATTTGGTGATGACTTTGTGACTGAACGGCTGACTGTTAATGACAGGCAGTACACCTATCAACAAGTCGAAAACAGCTTTACTCAACCCAATGCTGCAGTAAACGAAAAGATGCTGGCCTGGGCACAAGACTTGTGCGCACCACTGCAAAACGACTTACTTGAACTGTATTGTGGCAATGGCAACTTTTCCATCGCCCTGGCGGGTCAATTTAATCGGGTATTGGCCACAGAAATTTCTAAGTCTTCTGTACACTCAGCGCAATACAATATCGCAGCCAATAAGGTAGATAACCTTGATATCATTCGTATGTCGAGTGAAGAATTTACAGCAGCGATGAAGGGCGAAAAACAGTTCTCTCGCCTCAAGGGGATAGATCTACACAGTTACAACTGCCAGACCATTCTGGTAGATCCTCCGCGCGCAGGCATGGATGAATTAACCTGTAAACTGGTCAGCCAATACGACAACATCATCTATATTTCCTGCAACCCGGATACGCTGGAACGTGATTTGGAATTGCTGTGTGAAACGCATCAGGTGTCGCGTATCGCTATCTTCGATCAATTCCCTTACACCCACCATGTTGAATCGGGTGTCTTTCTAACCAGAAAGTAA